One window of the Deinococcus radiotolerans genome contains the following:
- a CDS encoding MarR family winged helix-turn-helix transcriptional regulator, with translation MNGSPALNPPPVTDDLYGLVRMILRLSRRVHHVLDDPLETALGLNTKELLVLASVMDGADTPGAVAHAQNLPAPTVTRMVTKLVQAGLVRRVTDPSDLRLQRLELTQDGQATRARTRAVAQDIVHAHFGHLPPERVQAALAALAALDTALHAPCPTPGDPA, from the coding sequence ATGAATGGAAGTCCTGCCCTCAATCCCCCCCCAGTCACGGATGATCTGTACGGCCTCGTCCGGATGATCCTGCGGCTCTCCCGGCGTGTTCACCACGTTCTCGACGACCCGCTTGAAACCGCGCTGGGCCTGAACACCAAGGAACTGCTCGTGCTGGCCAGCGTCATGGACGGCGCCGACACGCCCGGCGCGGTCGCGCACGCGCAGAACCTCCCCGCACCCACCGTGACCCGCATGGTCACCAAGCTCGTGCAGGCGGGCCTGGTGCGCCGCGTCACCGACCCCAGCGACCTGCGACTGCAACGCCTGGAACTCACCCAGGACGGCCAGGCCACCCGCGCCCGCACCCGCGCGGTCGCGCAGGACATCGTCCACGCGCATTTTGGCCACCTGCCCCCCGAGCGTGTTCAAGCCGCTCTCGCCGCGCTGGCCGCCCTGGACACCGCCCTGCACGCCCCCTGCCCCACTCCCGGAGACCCCGCATGA
- a CDS encoding NUDIX domain-containing protein, whose amino-acid sequence MTFHLVAWLIVQDDAGRVLLGRRSGSSYADGLWGLPGGHVEAGETLAQAAAREAAEEVGLSVNPVLLSCLGACRYDLEGAAGLDVFFLARGWSGEARPLEKTSEVGWFDPVDLPGDALPWLPGVLDAHLCAGVRLSEMLDGWVALRPVPLE is encoded by the coding sequence GTGACGTTTCATCTGGTGGCGTGGCTGATCGTGCAGGACGACGCGGGTCGGGTGCTGCTGGGCCGCCGCTCTGGGTCGTCGTACGCGGATGGGCTGTGGGGCCTGCCGGGCGGGCACGTGGAGGCGGGGGAGACGCTGGCGCAGGCGGCGGCCCGCGAGGCGGCGGAGGAGGTGGGCCTGAGCGTGAATCCGGTGCTGCTGTCCTGCCTGGGGGCCTGCCGGTATGACCTGGAGGGCGCGGCGGGACTGGATGTGTTCTTCCTGGCGCGTGGGTGGTCGGGTGAGGCCAGGCCACTTGAGAAGACCTCGGAGGTCGGGTGGTTCGACCCTGTGGACCTGCCGGGGGACGCCCTGCCGTGGCTGCCGGGCGTGCTGGACGCTCACCTGTGCGCGGGGGTGCGGCTTTCGGAGATGCTGGACGGCTGGGTGGCGTTGCGGCCTGTGCCGCTAGAGTAG
- a CDS encoding NUDIX domain-containing protein, with translation MRNLLVWVVVQDEGGRVLLGRRDGSAYGHGLWGLPGGGVERGEGLPEAAAREVREEVGLILDPATLSLLGVRRYEVDGAQGTDFLFRALAWEGEPQPLHKTSEVAWFAPDALPPGALPWIAPLLDAHLRRGARLTEQLRDVREARVIA, from the coding sequence ATGCGGAATCTGCTCGTGTGGGTGGTCGTGCAGGATGAGGGGGGCCGGGTGCTGCTGGGGCGCCGGGACGGCTCGGCGTACGGGCATGGCCTGTGGGGCCTGCCGGGCGGCGGCGTGGAGCGCGGCGAGGGCCTGCCGGAGGCGGCCGCGCGCGAGGTCCGGGAGGAGGTTGGTCTGATCCTCGACCCGGCCACGCTGTCCCTGCTGGGCGTGCGCCGTTATGAGGTGGACGGCGCGCAGGGCACGGACTTCCTGTTTCGCGCGCTCGCCTGGGAGGGCGAGCCGCAGCCGCTCCACAAGACCTCCGAGGTCGCTTGGTTTGCCCCCGACGCGCTGCCACCGGGCGCCTTGCCGTGGATCGCGCCGCTGCTGGACGCGCACCTGCGGCGTGGGGCGCGCCTGACCGAGCAGCTGCGCGACGTGCGTGAGGCGCGGGTGATCGCGTGA
- a CDS encoding MDR family MFS transporter has translation MTTPAPTTSPVAPREKLLAFVGILTVLFLSSLNLTVVGSAMPRVISDLGGFHLYAWAFTAYSLATTITLPIVGTISDRYGRRPLILLGIAVFTLGSVLLGFVQNMEQLIVLRAVQGIGGGTLMAMSFTAIADLFTPIERGRYQGYTGAVWGVSSVVGPLVGGFLTDHLGWRSVFFVNLPFALLAAYFIWRYFRLPAPGARGHFDALGALLLGASVTTLTLALSWGGGTYAWGSAIILGLLAATVLTFGAYAWHSARQERPILDLRLLKDRGIAIASIAGFLTSAGMYAAILYLPLYMQGVRGSSASGSGLALAPLMFGMILTSTLSGQVVSRTGRYKNLILIGGLVATGALLLATTLGTATPILIAVGIMVLLGLGLGPVNSQLTLAVQNAAPREQLGSATSGNQFFRQIGGTLAVSLFGALVNAHLNANLAAQLPEQARTLPAPVQDAIANPNLLTSPQATAQLGAGLGKLGDANLLQPILDALRGVMAGAIDQVFLVSAVLVGLAFLATIALPERPLKGRAGLAPRAEKIEVSATD, from the coding sequence ATGACCACCCCCGCACCCACCACCAGCCCGGTCGCGCCGCGCGAGAAGCTCCTCGCGTTCGTCGGCATCCTGACCGTGCTGTTCCTGTCCAGCCTCAACCTCACCGTCGTCGGCAGCGCCATGCCCCGCGTCATCAGCGACCTAGGCGGCTTCCACCTGTACGCCTGGGCGTTCACCGCGTATTCCCTGGCCACCACCATCACCCTGCCCATCGTGGGCACCATCAGTGACCGGTACGGCCGCCGACCACTGATCCTGCTCGGCATTGCCGTGTTCACGCTGGGCAGCGTCCTGCTGGGTTTCGTGCAGAACATGGAACAGCTGATCGTGCTGCGCGCGGTGCAGGGCATCGGCGGCGGCACCCTGATGGCCATGAGCTTCACCGCCATCGCTGACCTGTTCACACCCATCGAACGCGGCCGCTACCAGGGCTACACCGGCGCTGTGTGGGGCGTCAGCTCCGTCGTGGGGCCGCTGGTCGGGGGCTTCCTGACCGATCACCTGGGCTGGCGCAGCGTGTTCTTCGTGAACCTGCCCTTCGCGCTGCTCGCCGCTTACTTCATCTGGCGCTACTTTCGCCTGCCCGCCCCCGGCGCCCGCGGTCACTTCGACGCGCTGGGCGCGCTGCTGCTGGGCGCGTCCGTCACCACCCTGACCCTGGCCCTCTCGTGGGGCGGCGGCACGTACGCCTGGGGCAGCGCCATCATTCTGGGCCTGCTGGCTGCCACCGTCCTCACGTTCGGCGCGTACGCGTGGCACAGCGCCCGGCAGGAACGCCCCATCCTCGATCTGCGCCTCCTGAAAGACCGCGGCATCGCCATTGCGTCCATCGCGGGCTTCCTGACGAGCGCGGGCATGTACGCCGCGATCCTGTACCTCCCGCTGTACATGCAGGGTGTGCGCGGCAGCAGCGCCAGCGGCAGCGGTCTGGCCCTCGCGCCCCTGATGTTCGGCATGATCCTGACCAGCACCCTCAGCGGGCAGGTCGTCAGCCGCACCGGCCGCTACAAGAACCTCATCCTGATCGGCGGTCTGGTCGCCACCGGCGCGCTGCTGCTGGCCACCACGCTGGGCACCGCCACGCCCATCCTGATCGCCGTGGGCATCATGGTCCTGCTGGGCCTGGGCCTGGGCCCCGTGAACAGCCAGCTGACCCTGGCCGTGCAGAACGCCGCGCCGCGCGAGCAGCTCGGCAGCGCCACCAGCGGCAACCAGTTCTTCCGGCAGATCGGCGGCACCCTGGCCGTCAGCCTGTTCGGCGCGCTCGTGAACGCCCACCTGAATGCCAACCTCGCCGCGCAGCTGCCCGAACAGGCCCGCACGCTGCCCGCCCCCGTGCAGGACGCCATCGCCAACCCGAACCTCCTGACCAGCCCGCAGGCCACCGCCCAGCTCGGCGCGGGCCTGGGCAAACTGGGCGACGCGAACCTGCTCCAGCCCATTCTGGACGCCCTGCGCGGCGTCATGGCCGGCGCGATTGATCAGGTGTTCCTGGTGTCCGCCGTGCTCGTGGGCCTCGCGTTCCTGGCGACCATCGCCCTGCCCGAACGCCCCCTGAAGGGCCGCGCCGGACTCGCCCCGCGGGCCGAGAAGATCGAGGTCAGCGCCACCGACTGA
- a CDS encoding thiamine ABC transporter substrate-binding protein, whose translation MRGTLTVLAALAVASAASAQTTLTVITHDSFDVDKKLLTAFETQNRAKVRFIKGGDAGELLNRLILTRRAPIADVVYGLDNSLLPRARQAGILQPYKSPLLSRVPAAYRLGDDGLLNTVDYGFVALNYDRAWFEKNGVALPKSLDDLKSPAYAKLTVVQSPATSSPGLAFLLATVNHYGEAGAWQWWRAARQGGMKVTRGWSDAYYKDFTRNGGKYPIVLSYASSPAAEVFYADGFNPAKLPAQPPTANLFLPGSTYTQLEGVGILKGTKQAALARKFVDFMLSAPVQTDIPTRMWIYPAVKGTPMNPVFTFAQEPQASSVKADIAANPQRLVDAWVTQVLRAR comes from the coding sequence ATGCGTGGAACACTGACTGTACTTGCCGCACTCGCCGTCGCCAGCGCCGCCAGCGCCCAGACGACCCTGACCGTCATCACGCATGACTCGTTCGACGTGGACAAGAAACTGCTCACCGCGTTCGAGACGCAGAACAGGGCGAAGGTGCGTTTCATCAAGGGCGGCGACGCCGGGGAACTCCTGAACCGCCTGATCCTCACCCGCCGCGCCCCCATCGCCGACGTGGTGTACGGCCTCGACAACAGCCTGTTACCCCGCGCCCGGCAGGCTGGCATTCTCCAGCCGTACAAGAGCCCCCTTCTCTCCCGCGTGCCCGCCGCATACCGCCTGGGCGACGACGGCCTGCTGAACACCGTCGATTACGGCTTCGTAGCGCTGAACTACGACCGCGCGTGGTTCGAGAAGAACGGCGTGGCGCTCCCCAAAAGCCTCGACGACCTGAAGTCCCCCGCCTACGCGAAGCTGACGGTCGTGCAGAGCCCCGCCACGAGCAGCCCCGGCCTCGCGTTCCTCCTCGCCACCGTCAACCACTACGGCGAGGCAGGCGCGTGGCAGTGGTGGCGCGCCGCCCGGCAGGGCGGCATGAAAGTCACGCGCGGCTGGAGCGACGCGTACTACAAGGACTTCACCCGCAACGGCGGCAAGTACCCCATCGTCCTGTCCTACGCCAGCAGCCCCGCCGCCGAAGTCTTCTATGCCGACGGCTTCAACCCCGCCAAACTCCCCGCCCAGCCCCCCACCGCCAACCTCTTCCTGCCCGGCAGCACCTACACCCAGCTCGAAGGCGTGGGCATCCTGAAAGGCACCAAGCAGGCCGCCCTCGCCAGGAAGTTCGTGGACTTCATGCTGAGCGCACCCGTCCAGACCGACATCCCCACCCGCATGTGGATCTACCCCGCCGTGAAAGGCACTCCCATGAACCCCGTGTTCACCTTCGCGCAGGAACCCCAGGCCTCCTCCGTGAAAGCCGACATTGCCGCCAATCCCCAGCGCCTCGTGGACGCCTGGGTCACGCAGGTCCTCAGAGCCCGGTAA